In the genome of Quercus robur chromosome 3, dhQueRobu3.1, whole genome shotgun sequence, one region contains:
- the LOC126717060 gene encoding uncharacterized protein LOC126717060 isoform X2: MAEDVVDEDESFGDFHFASFPTNHHPTPTQINGRISDSFGGSNNRVGSDNSGWVKPRGAIPLSIFGEEEEEEEEEKEEGSGVDESRVGDGATVFSLEKKKKKPDLEVHDLIADLYNRDRETENRNGSAVNSNGSALNVNGSDSNGNNGFIDVVDDDDDDDDGWEFKAAELESGIGNGDSKLKEEGVFESPGLKMEATVQRDEEIQVDGKGRENNEGAQHIFEFGNGVHGPSDFFTASNGFSHRSSEWSFGFDFNMASMTKQDAFTLGSFSKSKDNDIANVVTSSTTNKKVDSVENFWDFKGVFPKIGSQHKSEEQKIAVTSPAGLDALSFDNNGFGGPIDLFAVSDGLSQKSGKWDSGFNFGPSSVNGIVLDSYSKSKQNDLISSPGENDGASGNFWEFKDAFSESGSQLKSEEPKVADNFPTSAGVAVVYDVNGASNSKDSLVASDGVSHKSGEWEVEFNFNPTSVTQDDIIFGSYSKSKQNDLKSSPVDENDEFDENFGEFKDASSETGSKHEEGSKVADHTPSVVEAPAFSDEIQRNEVRSENHREPLPMSIFSDGKLESDDSLILQDISSFTPTSNPKSNIQSPGSNISINDLLSTLYSQAEQNASVNNMPKESDHETRSTSTVFESDLGNSDDFDDDSWDFKDAISGTRAEDQTSDIDLVDSQKKLSSTLELNDCVDFFCKLKGELCSIALCHLDNLKKAQSTTALSGEEAKAKALDEEIQKFYNELHEDNLISEEDLSEHLSQRNIHFNELPEVLQEPKFQVLESEYELSRRLSLAEKDIRSAIDLLKEVASAVTILKLGSAEEQQYYVSTWSKILSVCAQELKHGALIWKESLQKNVQSQILSEPQGKRYILALGEIYRVVEVLRASTKIHKLWLLLTSTDNAGLVGLLGECYSIWSSSGIEDALKSISDPIDFEYDGTIKALLESIKYIHDIDELALQNHVFSGQQPICHLSALSAGIVPGLRLVAWNGEHYFLTLANMWANLISCDPPNLPQIHGS; the protein is encoded by the exons ATGGCGGAGGACGTCGTGGACGAAGACGAGAGCTTCGGTGATTTCCACTTCGCTTCTTTTCCCACCAATCACCATCCCACACCAACCCAAATCAACGGTCGAATTTCCGATTCGTTCGGTGGTTCCAACAACCGGGTCGGGTCGGATAATTCTGGGTGGGTCAAGCCGCGCGGGGCAATACCGTTGTCGATATTTggggaagaggaggaggaggaggaggaagaaaagGAGGAGGGATCTGGTGTGGACGAGTCTAGAGTTGGTGACGGTGCTACCGTTTTTTCtctggagaagaagaagaagaagccggATTTGGAAGTTCATGATTTGATTGCCGATTTGTATAATCGGGATCGGGAAACCGAGAACCGAAATGGGTCGGCTGTGAATTCTAATGGGTCGGCTTTGAATGTTAATGGGTCGGATTCGAATGGTAATAATGGTTTTATTGATGTTGTTGATgacgatgacgatgatgatgatgggtgGGAATTCAAAGCTGCAGAATTGGAATCTGGGATCGGAAATGGGGATTCTAAGTTAAAG gAAGAAGGGGTCTTTGAATCACCAGGATTGAAAATGGAAGCAACAGTGCAGAGAGATGAAGAAATCCAG GTTGATGGGAAAGGGCGGGAAAACAATGAGGGAGCCCAACATATATTTGAGTTTGGCAATGGTGTGCATGGTCCTAGTGATTTCTTTACTGCATCAAATGGATTTTCCCACAGAAGTAGTGAGTGGAGCTTTGGGTTTGATTTTAACATGGCTTCAATGACTAAACAAGATGCTTTTACCTTGGGTTCATTCTCTAAAAGTAAGGACAATGATATTGCAAATGTGGTGACCTCTTCCACAACTAATAAAAAAGTTGATTctgttgaaaatttttgggatttcaAGGGTGTGTTTCCAAAAATTGGATCACAGCATAAGTCG GAAGAGCAAAAGATTGCTGTTACATCTCCTGCCGGTTTAGACGCACTATCATTTGACAATAATGGCTTCGGTGGTCCTATTGATTTATTTGCCGTATCAGATGGGCTCTCTCAAAAATCTGGGAAATGGGACTCTGGATTTAATTTTGGTCCTAGTTCTGTGAATGGTATCGTCTTGGATTCGTACTCTAAAAGCAAGCAGAATGATTTGATATCCTCTCCTGGTGAGAATGATGGTGCCAGTGGGAATTTTTGGGAATTTAAGGATGCATTTTCAGAATCAGGATCACAACTTAAATCA GAAGAGCCAAAGGTTGCAGATAATTTTCCTACTTCTGCTGGTGTAGCAGTCGTTTATGATGTCAATGGTGCAAGCAATTCTAAAGATTCGCTTGTTGCATCAGATGGGGTTTCTCACAAATCTGGGGAATGggaggttgaatttaatttcaaTCCAACTTCTGTGACTCAAGATGATATTATCTTTGGGTCTTACTCTAAAAGCAAACAGAATGACTTGAAATCCTCTCCAGTTGATGAGAATGATGAATTTGATGAGAACTTTGGGGAATTCAAGGATGCATCTTCAGAAACTGGATCAAAGCATGAG GAAGGGTCCAAGGTTGCTGATCATACTCCTTCTGTTGTAGAAGCACCagcttttagtgatgaaatccAG AGGAATGAGGTAAGATCTGAGAATCACAGGGAACCCTTGCCCATGTCCATTTTCAGTGATGGAAAACTGGAATCTGATGATTCGTTAATCCTTCAAGATATTTCGAGTTTTACACCAACCTCCAACCCAAAAAGTAACATCCAAAGTCCTGGTTCTAATATATCTATCAACGATCTCTTATCAACTTTATACAGTCAAGCTGAGCAGAATGCTTCTGTTAATAATATGCCAAAAGAAAGTGACCATGAGACTCGTTCCACCTCAACAGTGTTTGAATCTGATTTAGGCAACAGtgatgattttgatgatgattccTGGGACTTTAAAGATGCCATTTCAGGAACCAGAGCTGAGGATCAAACTTCTGATATTGATCTTGTAGATTCACAGAAAAAACTTTCTTCCACATTAGAGCTAAATGATTGCGttgatttcttttgtaaattaaaGGGTGAATTGTGCTCAATTGCACTGTGTCATCTTGACAATCTGAAG AAAGCTCAAAGCACTACTGCTCTATCTGGTGAAGAGGCAAAAGCAAAAGCTCTTGATGAGGAAATCCAG AAATTCTATAATGAATTACACGAAGATAATCTGATATCTGAAGAAGACCTGTCTGAGCATCTATCCCAAAGAAATATACACTTCAATGAACTTCCTGAAGTTTTGCAGGAACCAAAGTTCCAAGTGCTTGAGTCTGAATATGAGTTATCAAGAAGATTGTCATTG gcAGAAAAGGATATCAGATCAGCTATTGATCTCCTAAAAGAAGTGGCATCAGCAGTAACAATTCTAAAATTGGGATCAGCGGAGGAGCAACAGTATTATGTTTCAACCTGGTCTAAAATACTCTCTGTTTGTGCTCAAGAGCTGAAACATGGAGCCTTAATTTGGAAGGAGTCATTACAAAAGAATGTTCAAAGTCAAATATTATCTGAACCTCAAG GGAAGCGGTATATCCTTGCCCTTGGAGAAATTTACAGAGTAGTTGAAGTTCTTCGAGCCTCAACCAAGATTCACAAGCTGTGGCTATTACTAACTTCTACGGATAACGCTGGCTTGGTTGGCCTTCTAGGTGAATGTTATAGTATATGGTCAAGTTCAGGAATTGAAGATGCTCTCAAGAGTATTTCTGATCCTATTGATTTCGAGTATGATGGAACTATAAAGGCACTGCTGGAATCTATCAAGTATATTCATGATATTGACGAACTTGCACttcaaaatcatgttttctCTGGACAACAACCTATATGTCACTTGTCAGCCTTGAGTGCCGGAATTGTACCAG GCTTGAGACTGGTGGCTTGGAATGGGGAGCACTACTTTCTCACACTTGCAAACATGTGGGCAAATCTAATAAGTTGTGATCCTCCTAATTTGCCTCAAATTCATGGTAGCTGA
- the LOC126717060 gene encoding uncharacterized protein LOC126717060 isoform X3, which produces MAEDVVDEDESFGDFHFASFPTNHHPTPTQINGRISDSFGGSNNRVGSDNSGWVKPRGAIPLSIFGEEEEEEEEEKEEGSGVDESRVGDGATVFSLEKKKKKPDLEVHDLIADLYNRDRETENRNGSAVNSNGSALNVNGSDSNGNNGFIDVVDDDDDDDDGWEFKAAELESGIGNGDSKLKVDGKGRENNEGAQHIFEFGNGVHGPSDFFTASNGFSHRSSEWSFGFDFNMASMTKQDAFTLGSFSKSKDNDIANVVTSSTTNKKVDSVENFWDFKGVFPKIGSQHKSEEQKIAVTSPAGLDALSFDNNGFGGPIDLFAVSDGLSQKSGKWDSGFNFGPSSVNGIVLDSYSKSKQNDLISSPGENDGASGNFWEFKDAFSESGSQLKSVSQEEPKVADNFPTSAGVAVVYDVNGASNSKDSLVASDGVSHKSGEWEVEFNFNPTSVTQDDIIFGSYSKSKQNDLKSSPVDENDEFDENFGEFKDASSETGSKHEEGSKVADHTPSVVEAPAFSDEIQRNEVRSENHREPLPMSIFSDGKLESDDSLILQDISSFTPTSNPKSNIQSPGSNISINDLLSTLYSQAEQNASVNNMPKESDHETRSTSTVFESDLGNSDDFDDDSWDFKDAISGTRAEDQTSDIDLVDSQKKLSSTLELNDCVDFFCKLKGELCSIALCHLDNLKKAQSTTALSGEEAKAKALDEEIQKFYNELHEDNLISEEDLSEHLSQRNIHFNELPEVLQEPKFQVLESEYELSRRLSLAEKDIRSAIDLLKEVASAVTILKLGSAEEQQYYVSTWSKILSVCAQELKHGALIWKESLQKNVQSQILSEPQGKRYILALGEIYRVVEVLRASTKIHKLWLLLTSTDNAGLVGLLGECYSIWSSSGIEDALKSISDPIDFEYDGTIKALLESIKYIHDIDELALQNHVFSGQQPICHLSALSAGIVPGLRLVAWNGEHYFLTLANMWANLISCDPPNLPQIHGS; this is translated from the exons ATGGCGGAGGACGTCGTGGACGAAGACGAGAGCTTCGGTGATTTCCACTTCGCTTCTTTTCCCACCAATCACCATCCCACACCAACCCAAATCAACGGTCGAATTTCCGATTCGTTCGGTGGTTCCAACAACCGGGTCGGGTCGGATAATTCTGGGTGGGTCAAGCCGCGCGGGGCAATACCGTTGTCGATATTTggggaagaggaggaggaggaggaggaagaaaagGAGGAGGGATCTGGTGTGGACGAGTCTAGAGTTGGTGACGGTGCTACCGTTTTTTCtctggagaagaagaagaagaagccggATTTGGAAGTTCATGATTTGATTGCCGATTTGTATAATCGGGATCGGGAAACCGAGAACCGAAATGGGTCGGCTGTGAATTCTAATGGGTCGGCTTTGAATGTTAATGGGTCGGATTCGAATGGTAATAATGGTTTTATTGATGTTGTTGATgacgatgacgatgatgatgatgggtgGGAATTCAAAGCTGCAGAATTGGAATCTGGGATCGGAAATGGGGATTCTAAGTTAAAG GTTGATGGGAAAGGGCGGGAAAACAATGAGGGAGCCCAACATATATTTGAGTTTGGCAATGGTGTGCATGGTCCTAGTGATTTCTTTACTGCATCAAATGGATTTTCCCACAGAAGTAGTGAGTGGAGCTTTGGGTTTGATTTTAACATGGCTTCAATGACTAAACAAGATGCTTTTACCTTGGGTTCATTCTCTAAAAGTAAGGACAATGATATTGCAAATGTGGTGACCTCTTCCACAACTAATAAAAAAGTTGATTctgttgaaaatttttgggatttcaAGGGTGTGTTTCCAAAAATTGGATCACAGCATAAGTCG GAAGAGCAAAAGATTGCTGTTACATCTCCTGCCGGTTTAGACGCACTATCATTTGACAATAATGGCTTCGGTGGTCCTATTGATTTATTTGCCGTATCAGATGGGCTCTCTCAAAAATCTGGGAAATGGGACTCTGGATTTAATTTTGGTCCTAGTTCTGTGAATGGTATCGTCTTGGATTCGTACTCTAAAAGCAAGCAGAATGATTTGATATCCTCTCCTGGTGAGAATGATGGTGCCAGTGGGAATTTTTGGGAATTTAAGGATGCATTTTCAGAATCAGGATCACAACTTAAATCAGTGAGTCAG GAAGAGCCAAAGGTTGCAGATAATTTTCCTACTTCTGCTGGTGTAGCAGTCGTTTATGATGTCAATGGTGCAAGCAATTCTAAAGATTCGCTTGTTGCATCAGATGGGGTTTCTCACAAATCTGGGGAATGggaggttgaatttaatttcaaTCCAACTTCTGTGACTCAAGATGATATTATCTTTGGGTCTTACTCTAAAAGCAAACAGAATGACTTGAAATCCTCTCCAGTTGATGAGAATGATGAATTTGATGAGAACTTTGGGGAATTCAAGGATGCATCTTCAGAAACTGGATCAAAGCATGAG GAAGGGTCCAAGGTTGCTGATCATACTCCTTCTGTTGTAGAAGCACCagcttttagtgatgaaatccAG AGGAATGAGGTAAGATCTGAGAATCACAGGGAACCCTTGCCCATGTCCATTTTCAGTGATGGAAAACTGGAATCTGATGATTCGTTAATCCTTCAAGATATTTCGAGTTTTACACCAACCTCCAACCCAAAAAGTAACATCCAAAGTCCTGGTTCTAATATATCTATCAACGATCTCTTATCAACTTTATACAGTCAAGCTGAGCAGAATGCTTCTGTTAATAATATGCCAAAAGAAAGTGACCATGAGACTCGTTCCACCTCAACAGTGTTTGAATCTGATTTAGGCAACAGtgatgattttgatgatgattccTGGGACTTTAAAGATGCCATTTCAGGAACCAGAGCTGAGGATCAAACTTCTGATATTGATCTTGTAGATTCACAGAAAAAACTTTCTTCCACATTAGAGCTAAATGATTGCGttgatttcttttgtaaattaaaGGGTGAATTGTGCTCAATTGCACTGTGTCATCTTGACAATCTGAAG AAAGCTCAAAGCACTACTGCTCTATCTGGTGAAGAGGCAAAAGCAAAAGCTCTTGATGAGGAAATCCAG AAATTCTATAATGAATTACACGAAGATAATCTGATATCTGAAGAAGACCTGTCTGAGCATCTATCCCAAAGAAATATACACTTCAATGAACTTCCTGAAGTTTTGCAGGAACCAAAGTTCCAAGTGCTTGAGTCTGAATATGAGTTATCAAGAAGATTGTCATTG gcAGAAAAGGATATCAGATCAGCTATTGATCTCCTAAAAGAAGTGGCATCAGCAGTAACAATTCTAAAATTGGGATCAGCGGAGGAGCAACAGTATTATGTTTCAACCTGGTCTAAAATACTCTCTGTTTGTGCTCAAGAGCTGAAACATGGAGCCTTAATTTGGAAGGAGTCATTACAAAAGAATGTTCAAAGTCAAATATTATCTGAACCTCAAG GGAAGCGGTATATCCTTGCCCTTGGAGAAATTTACAGAGTAGTTGAAGTTCTTCGAGCCTCAACCAAGATTCACAAGCTGTGGCTATTACTAACTTCTACGGATAACGCTGGCTTGGTTGGCCTTCTAGGTGAATGTTATAGTATATGGTCAAGTTCAGGAATTGAAGATGCTCTCAAGAGTATTTCTGATCCTATTGATTTCGAGTATGATGGAACTATAAAGGCACTGCTGGAATCTATCAAGTATATTCATGATATTGACGAACTTGCACttcaaaatcatgttttctCTGGACAACAACCTATATGTCACTTGTCAGCCTTGAGTGCCGGAATTGTACCAG GCTTGAGACTGGTGGCTTGGAATGGGGAGCACTACTTTCTCACACTTGCAAACATGTGGGCAAATCTAATAAGTTGTGATCCTCCTAATTTGCCTCAAATTCATGGTAGCTGA
- the LOC126717060 gene encoding uncharacterized protein LOC126717060 isoform X5, translating to MKKSRRVDGKGRENNEGAQHIFEFGNGVHGPSDFFTASNGFSHRSSEWSFGFDFNMASMTKQDAFTLGSFSKSKDNDIANVVTSSTTNKKVDSVENFWDFKGVFPKIGSQHKSEEQKIAVTSPAGLDALSFDNNGFGGPIDLFAVSDGLSQKSGKWDSGFNFGPSSVNGIVLDSYSKSKQNDLISSPGENDGASGNFWEFKDAFSESGSQLKSVSQEEPKVADNFPTSAGVAVVYDVNGASNSKDSLVASDGVSHKSGEWEVEFNFNPTSVTQDDIIFGSYSKSKQNDLKSSPVDENDEFDENFGEFKDASSETGSKHEEGSKVADHTPSVVEAPAFSDEIQRNEVRSENHREPLPMSIFSDGKLESDDSLILQDISSFTPTSNPKSNIQSPGSNISINDLLSTLYSQAEQNASVNNMPKESDHETRSTSTVFESDLGNSDDFDDDSWDFKDAISGTRAEDQTSDIDLVDSQKKLSSTLELNDCVDFFCKLKGELCSIALCHLDNLKKAQSTTALSGEEAKAKALDEEIQKFYNELHEDNLISEEDLSEHLSQRNIHFNELPEVLQEPKFQVLESEYELSRRLSLAEKDIRSAIDLLKEVASAVTILKLGSAEEQQYYVSTWSKILSVCAQELKHGALIWKESLQKNVQSQILSEPQGKRYILALGEIYRVVEVLRASTKIHKLWLLLTSTDNAGLVGLLGECYSIWSSSGIEDALKSISDPIDFEYDGTIKALLESIKYIHDIDELALQNHVFSGQQPICHLSALSAGIVPGLRLVAWNGEHYFLTLANMWANLISCDPPNLPQIHGS from the exons ATGAAGAAATCCAGGCGg GTTGATGGGAAAGGGCGGGAAAACAATGAGGGAGCCCAACATATATTTGAGTTTGGCAATGGTGTGCATGGTCCTAGTGATTTCTTTACTGCATCAAATGGATTTTCCCACAGAAGTAGTGAGTGGAGCTTTGGGTTTGATTTTAACATGGCTTCAATGACTAAACAAGATGCTTTTACCTTGGGTTCATTCTCTAAAAGTAAGGACAATGATATTGCAAATGTGGTGACCTCTTCCACAACTAATAAAAAAGTTGATTctgttgaaaatttttgggatttcaAGGGTGTGTTTCCAAAAATTGGATCACAGCATAAGTCG GAAGAGCAAAAGATTGCTGTTACATCTCCTGCCGGTTTAGACGCACTATCATTTGACAATAATGGCTTCGGTGGTCCTATTGATTTATTTGCCGTATCAGATGGGCTCTCTCAAAAATCTGGGAAATGGGACTCTGGATTTAATTTTGGTCCTAGTTCTGTGAATGGTATCGTCTTGGATTCGTACTCTAAAAGCAAGCAGAATGATTTGATATCCTCTCCTGGTGAGAATGATGGTGCCAGTGGGAATTTTTGGGAATTTAAGGATGCATTTTCAGAATCAGGATCACAACTTAAATCAGTGAGTCAG GAAGAGCCAAAGGTTGCAGATAATTTTCCTACTTCTGCTGGTGTAGCAGTCGTTTATGATGTCAATGGTGCAAGCAATTCTAAAGATTCGCTTGTTGCATCAGATGGGGTTTCTCACAAATCTGGGGAATGggaggttgaatttaatttcaaTCCAACTTCTGTGACTCAAGATGATATTATCTTTGGGTCTTACTCTAAAAGCAAACAGAATGACTTGAAATCCTCTCCAGTTGATGAGAATGATGAATTTGATGAGAACTTTGGGGAATTCAAGGATGCATCTTCAGAAACTGGATCAAAGCATGAG GAAGGGTCCAAGGTTGCTGATCATACTCCTTCTGTTGTAGAAGCACCagcttttagtgatgaaatccAG AGGAATGAGGTAAGATCTGAGAATCACAGGGAACCCTTGCCCATGTCCATTTTCAGTGATGGAAAACTGGAATCTGATGATTCGTTAATCCTTCAAGATATTTCGAGTTTTACACCAACCTCCAACCCAAAAAGTAACATCCAAAGTCCTGGTTCTAATATATCTATCAACGATCTCTTATCAACTTTATACAGTCAAGCTGAGCAGAATGCTTCTGTTAATAATATGCCAAAAGAAAGTGACCATGAGACTCGTTCCACCTCAACAGTGTTTGAATCTGATTTAGGCAACAGtgatgattttgatgatgattccTGGGACTTTAAAGATGCCATTTCAGGAACCAGAGCTGAGGATCAAACTTCTGATATTGATCTTGTAGATTCACAGAAAAAACTTTCTTCCACATTAGAGCTAAATGATTGCGttgatttcttttgtaaattaaaGGGTGAATTGTGCTCAATTGCACTGTGTCATCTTGACAATCTGAAG AAAGCTCAAAGCACTACTGCTCTATCTGGTGAAGAGGCAAAAGCAAAAGCTCTTGATGAGGAAATCCAG AAATTCTATAATGAATTACACGAAGATAATCTGATATCTGAAGAAGACCTGTCTGAGCATCTATCCCAAAGAAATATACACTTCAATGAACTTCCTGAAGTTTTGCAGGAACCAAAGTTCCAAGTGCTTGAGTCTGAATATGAGTTATCAAGAAGATTGTCATTG gcAGAAAAGGATATCAGATCAGCTATTGATCTCCTAAAAGAAGTGGCATCAGCAGTAACAATTCTAAAATTGGGATCAGCGGAGGAGCAACAGTATTATGTTTCAACCTGGTCTAAAATACTCTCTGTTTGTGCTCAAGAGCTGAAACATGGAGCCTTAATTTGGAAGGAGTCATTACAAAAGAATGTTCAAAGTCAAATATTATCTGAACCTCAAG GGAAGCGGTATATCCTTGCCCTTGGAGAAATTTACAGAGTAGTTGAAGTTCTTCGAGCCTCAACCAAGATTCACAAGCTGTGGCTATTACTAACTTCTACGGATAACGCTGGCTTGGTTGGCCTTCTAGGTGAATGTTATAGTATATGGTCAAGTTCAGGAATTGAAGATGCTCTCAAGAGTATTTCTGATCCTATTGATTTCGAGTATGATGGAACTATAAAGGCACTGCTGGAATCTATCAAGTATATTCATGATATTGACGAACTTGCACttcaaaatcatgttttctCTGGACAACAACCTATATGTCACTTGTCAGCCTTGAGTGCCGGAATTGTACCAG GCTTGAGACTGGTGGCTTGGAATGGGGAGCACTACTTTCTCACACTTGCAAACATGTGGGCAAATCTAATAAGTTGTGATCCTCCTAATTTGCCTCAAATTCATGGTAGCTGA